In one Micromonospora polyrhachis genomic region, the following are encoded:
- the mycP gene encoding type VII secretion-associated serine protease mycosin, translating to MRYQVRSAARCLGLLLAAAIGTATGALGVAVPGSADVACSTPAEPGQVASQLPPEQLMLGFRRAWPVTIGTGITVAVIGTGVDDDHPQLRGGVGRGLDLVTGSPDGRTDCVSHGTAMASLIAARSAPGTGFVGVAPGATILPVRITERGEMGQAETSLLARAITWAVDHGAKVVNVSLVTPLDTTELRAAVRYASERDVLLVAAAGSRPDGAEDPGSPDLADPPWFPSAYPGVLSVGAVAGDGVRLASSPVSPEVDVVAPGGALVAATRQRGHAIWSGTSVAAALASGVAALIRSAEPGLTAAEVERRMVATANQIPGGTGSGGYTHGMVDPYRAVTETTAAGGTRVLPDLPPRTADLVAERAAARWRSARHSALVIGLCAGLLVLGTVLAVGVRRRRTAGRPRGTGIAGPGWAGPAVEPDLPELTDSYFAVPKPPARTRG from the coding sequence GTGCGATACCAAGTACGATCGGCGGCCCGCTGCCTGGGGCTTCTGCTGGCGGCAGCGATCGGCACCGCGACCGGCGCGCTGGGGGTAGCCGTGCCGGGCTCGGCCGATGTCGCCTGCTCGACACCGGCGGAGCCGGGGCAGGTGGCCAGTCAGCTGCCACCGGAACAGCTCATGCTCGGATTCCGACGGGCGTGGCCGGTGACCATCGGCACCGGCATCACCGTCGCGGTGATCGGCACCGGCGTCGACGACGATCATCCGCAGCTACGGGGTGGGGTCGGCCGTGGCCTGGACCTCGTCACCGGGAGTCCGGACGGGCGGACCGACTGCGTGTCGCACGGGACGGCGATGGCCAGCCTCATCGCGGCCCGGTCGGCCCCGGGAACCGGCTTCGTGGGGGTCGCGCCCGGAGCCACCATATTGCCGGTCAGAATCACCGAACGAGGAGAGATGGGACAGGCGGAGACGAGCCTGCTCGCCCGAGCCATCACCTGGGCGGTGGACCACGGGGCGAAGGTCGTCAACGTCTCGCTGGTCACGCCACTCGACACCACTGAGCTCCGGGCTGCGGTGCGGTACGCGAGTGAGCGAGACGTCCTGTTGGTCGCCGCCGCCGGCAGTCGGCCGGATGGCGCTGAGGATCCCGGCTCGCCGGATCTGGCGGACCCGCCGTGGTTTCCGTCCGCCTATCCCGGAGTGCTCAGTGTCGGCGCGGTAGCCGGCGATGGGGTCCGGCTCGCCAGTTCACCCGTGTCACCAGAGGTCGACGTCGTGGCACCCGGGGGTGCGCTGGTGGCCGCGACCCGACAGCGTGGGCACGCGATCTGGTCCGGCACCAGTGTCGCGGCGGCGCTGGCCAGCGGGGTCGCGGCACTGATCCGGTCGGCAGAGCCGGGACTCACCGCGGCCGAGGTCGAGCGCCGGATGGTGGCCACCGCCAACCAGATCCCCGGCGGTACGGGGAGCGGAGGCTATACGCACGGCATGGTCGACCCGTACCGGGCCGTGACCGAGACGACGGCCGCCGGAGGCACCCGGGTGCTGCCGGACCTGCCCCCGCGTACCGCCGATCTGGTGGCGGAGCGGGCGGCTGCCCGGTGGCGATCCGCGCGACACTCGGCGCTGGTCATCGGCCTCTGTGCTGGTCTGCTGGTGCTGGGCACCGTTCTGGCGGTCGGCGTCCGGCGGCGTCGCACGGCCGGACGCCCCCGGGGCACGGGTATCGCCGGGCCGGGGTGGGCAGGCCCGGCGGTCGAGCCGGACCTGCCCGAGCTGACGGACAGTTACTTCGCTGTGCCGAAGCCGCCGGCCCGGACGCGGGGATGA
- a CDS encoding WXG100 family type VII secretion target, with protein MAAGLETDVQVMAKAAQHAANISAQLSATAEAMSTQLSVLNTGWVGAGGGAFQGAHQRIRGDMDRINGALGRLSTLIGDASRQYTTSDDETHQEVTRAGSEAGTIAGTINF; from the coding sequence ATGGCAGCCGGGTTGGAAACCGACGTCCAGGTAATGGCGAAGGCCGCACAGCATGCCGCGAACATCAGTGCCCAGCTCTCGGCAACCGCAGAGGCGATGAGTACGCAGCTCAGCGTACTCAACACCGGCTGGGTGGGTGCCGGCGGCGGCGCGTTCCAGGGGGCACACCAGCGCATCCGGGGTGACATGGACCGGATCAACGGCGCGCTCGGCCGGTTGTCCACCTTGATTGGCGACGCCAGCCGTCAATACACGACCAGTGACGACGAAACCCACCAGGAAGTGACCCGGGCCGGCTCCGAGGCCGGCACCATCGCCGGCACCATCAACTTCTGA
- a CDS encoding WXG100 family type VII secretion target, with amino-acid sequence MSQITVQFGALDMGVDALASAHRTLLSQINDLEAAMQPLLAVWDGTARQAYQQCQADWRRAADDIGRVLTQLKDAVNNSNATMQARERSNTALFGG; translated from the coding sequence ATGTCCCAGATCACCGTCCAGTTCGGAGCGCTCGACATGGGTGTGGACGCCCTTGCCAGCGCACACCGGACGCTCCTGTCCCAGATCAACGACCTGGAGGCGGCCATGCAGCCGCTACTGGCCGTCTGGGACGGCACCGCCCGGCAGGCATACCAGCAGTGCCAGGCCGACTGGCGCCGGGCCGCCGACGACATCGGCCGGGTACTGACGCAGTTGAAGGACGCGGTCAACAACTCCAACGCGACGATGCAGGCGCGGGAGCGCTCGAACACCGCCCTCTTCGGCGGCTAG
- a CDS encoding WXG100-like domain-containing protein, producing the protein MAVASGGPPDFGGAFWNGVRDAILFGKTSGALGADLAALVGDKLDDALLLGVGGALWPEGDEDRLWDLAETWRDFAAEINVLQRDYGAGVTKIVSAWGGDVGPAVLERWQELSSEVGGLMDVHAIAVQASMGARKAGTDIEFAKHSLIGMIIITMGMVFALAIKSFLNPFSRPAVVAGQAGLIMLARKKATERIATLTARMGGKQIGRTLPRAAAPAAARTTAPAFTRTTAAKAATAANSAARPTLAQTWKTVVTRDNIKRSVLSQVALMSGVNLAVQGEQLGRGTRDAFDLRSFGASTLTGVTAGLLMVPVRVPLHVGTRKVLPVKPSPGPSSAVPTSTRWPRTAAMLEEGLLMAATLPPASMLANGVVYQQWHLPTPREWAIAGYQGAFTRGLGLAAEAGGRKLGGLGLVPLNDAKNPVGYAKTSPEPVMKSAPLPELPYQHLHPAEKPLKFGLDPVTTGHLNRPDVVPSVTKASPAPHPSPRPVEASAPTHSKTPTTVVPDLARPGNEPAGGARTNEPAGGARTNEPAGGARTAAEPANPTRGREPATPPQSGPPPRGRAGGVTSVSHAENNTGVRPTGEPAARSAPANGPTPPARSHETAPPEGRGGGERTGPSREHPTETGPSREHPTETGPSREHPTETGTDRAEAVNGSGTRNGSPDGRHTGTQINATEWVGMSAHGGTQSPAETQAAIGRGLGRVREILEESVGKVRSVTVDQSGGTYRLVVVTRRGVSHTFEIVVGPTGPDQAAMTNIGGGSRRAKTHRVTISEDITGTSLDAAVGRAISHEVRETLHQDSSAFGRALRRTGPPSVLFAGSTVGPGPVRLSGHDAGRVQELQVMIREYAGAPVRDRPTLEKQLGRMVDELGLTNSALRDAVNQLLNPHETGLVEHLADPRARWRGTQPPRDPAWQQAADAILPLLTSQRGSDFWLVTREGGLIVAYTAQGGSVRVAIRNATSHLEMVEQLGRDLSAALERRQQLSSGIPDSLAPDLPGGKSLKLGPADRKHIGALTALGRLYEQLRREELDPALRQANDSTLDGLSAKDLASHPTAPDAVKAAAGKLAPVENRLRELIHGPEGRDHGLGLGKDIPGARQRLELLKDAMPDSLFAVVDRLAAPEMSTDGALALARHLATTDAVEGVGIKPTNELPLDADSARSTPMEPQDIRAAQDGLNNRFKDVYVAYSNSAGKAKGSVTFYFVRDPSATDAITIERVANSQFRITISDKLTEQSWAAGRDALAKELRNLVNEEAYPLPSRRWLWAKSGIPSGAQAITMTAVIQAASVGGPISAKLFLIAGLTSAAGEMVGGWRGARQSATAGDQRARWQQSQTGPPDRATLARDVNADIQATKPMLEKYGRPPTSEPTENAIVSTNSADSAALLARVKQILQTGVSSSEVPGAARIKIARLDPNDPNAPIRITIRLASPHGAASLTITIKGVAARGELVLQGTKFNKLTGRVSYDAYLGADVVAKFREHQQSPTSSGADPVRKEMLSVLAEAVQDRANLFSKEQSLRWQLARSGPTAAAGVGSWAVLAGTGVPGLGLAVGAGFLARAVTRAPVDFAYDHTAAAESSFSGAARSSDMGHSGKANRMGLGAKVLHGISHVADIVEGMRYNAHLLDSGTPPSASLLGVLAAESALVNPSRTSPDPGFTAERLANGRIVLKPTTGRSIEIEIHEGPHNWVRLVHAGKGFIVEVPRDGRGEIFIKEVQEAAANAVKVAQAISPRGLFQFLKPSGPNVAVIGGTTAINSAVLGGSGLSAFGNRSAGAAGTGPAGRMNEQGWLHGQLEAAGLGYDKSKHSSPADLRAGLTHAEQQQSATINDLVKLLGSARPAEVQALKDALRDYFLDAQKQEAVADEIIARLTKPKEHGELPHVTEAVDLGGGRYLLKVVPEGSTAGRVLRNESSFGLVIEVAFKPLEGDRAVAVYPVNDSAELLIVVDPNKAPAPGGAQPGAGARPTPREAFVEVLNAYIQLKLTSPNGEVPWTKILGNTTVVAGAGVAGVLASAVLGVNGVPRSAFTRALYGSGQVVTDAYTGQWFGRGLAVDRARAENVLADMTGGPSAVRLNYVLAQNARLRQVADVIDAAYDALYQARGWDTAKVASAIDGLMQSGLRDRDLVNAVHEAFAALPRDTAREVAENYAATVAGYRGVPADVLYQAHKSLLEERLADLRRNSSRTPEEDAQLAALTQLKQGWPDPADPTAPHTSRQILWHSPDLSYAAEVFGDLANAQHVAVVIANHPNGFADTLPPAAGLSDSSGVATVVLNGPLMSGPAGRDALHSVLQSIDTVRHSGADVTVIAHSRHAPIVLGIAPPPTNRPVLPNPQPMSTVSIRRLLLLDADLRDPALRQRLDQLASAGVLITVGYPDGSQPNAPRQATQVPIGPVNSGLNGYFDADSVARRTLDDVISGTFDPPFRAFGGLLELRPEEGWELDARLEQWATDAYAEIRAVDDVAEIAVALADAARQDGSRGFRPEEIELVRQHLFLDEHPIDSDDGRRVVPRRYDPHPDIAEAWLRLRTGEYLPADLVLLEHELAEARYFAAHPTASYAEAHAAANHTANWQDRIPRRLSEVLEGFEGALPPDRFTALRQLVDDGGREQVVTRLCATLDELGIPVTRAEHAELAAMTSRPAPAAGPSGPVPGALDRLTVRG; encoded by the coding sequence ATGGCGGTGGCATCAGGTGGCCCGCCCGACTTCGGCGGCGCGTTCTGGAACGGCGTGCGAGACGCGATCCTCTTCGGCAAGACGTCCGGGGCCTTGGGGGCGGACCTGGCCGCGCTGGTCGGCGACAAGCTCGATGACGCGCTGTTGCTGGGCGTCGGAGGAGCGCTCTGGCCGGAGGGTGACGAAGATCGGCTCTGGGACCTCGCCGAGACCTGGCGGGACTTCGCCGCCGAAATCAACGTTCTGCAACGTGATTACGGCGCGGGCGTCACCAAGATCGTGTCGGCCTGGGGTGGTGACGTCGGCCCCGCCGTACTCGAACGCTGGCAGGAACTCAGCAGCGAGGTGGGCGGCCTGATGGACGTCCACGCGATCGCGGTACAGGCGAGCATGGGTGCCCGCAAGGCCGGAACCGACATCGAGTTCGCAAAACACAGCCTCATCGGGATGATCATCATCACGATGGGAATGGTCTTCGCGCTGGCCATCAAGTCGTTCCTGAACCCGTTTTCCCGGCCTGCCGTGGTGGCCGGACAGGCTGGTCTCATCATGCTGGCCCGAAAGAAGGCCACAGAACGCATAGCCACGCTCACCGCCCGGATGGGTGGTAAGCAGATCGGCCGTACGCTGCCCCGCGCCGCTGCGCCCGCCGCCGCCCGCACCACCGCGCCGGCGTTCACCAGGACCACAGCGGCCAAGGCGGCCACGGCTGCCAACAGCGCCGCCAGGCCCACACTGGCGCAGACCTGGAAGACCGTGGTCACCCGGGACAACATCAAACGCTCGGTGCTGTCGCAGGTCGCCCTGATGAGTGGGGTCAACCTGGCGGTGCAGGGAGAGCAACTCGGCCGTGGCACCCGGGACGCCTTCGACCTCCGCAGCTTCGGTGCCAGCACCCTGACCGGGGTGACAGCCGGTCTCCTGATGGTCCCGGTTCGCGTGCCATTGCACGTGGGCACCCGGAAGGTCCTACCTGTCAAGCCGTCGCCTGGCCCGTCGTCGGCGGTGCCCACCTCAACGCGTTGGCCGCGTACGGCCGCCATGCTGGAAGAGGGACTCTTGATGGCGGCCACCCTGCCGCCAGCCAGCATGCTCGCCAATGGCGTGGTCTACCAGCAGTGGCATCTACCCACCCCGCGCGAATGGGCGATCGCCGGCTATCAGGGCGCCTTCACCCGGGGACTCGGCCTGGCCGCCGAGGCCGGGGGCAGGAAGCTCGGCGGCTTGGGCCTGGTGCCGTTGAACGACGCGAAGAACCCCGTCGGGTACGCGAAGACCAGTCCCGAACCGGTGATGAAATCCGCTCCACTACCCGAACTGCCGTACCAGCATCTTCACCCTGCCGAGAAGCCGCTGAAGTTCGGGCTCGACCCGGTGACCACCGGGCACCTCAACCGTCCGGACGTCGTGCCCAGCGTCACGAAGGCCAGCCCTGCCCCGCACCCGAGCCCCCGGCCGGTAGAGGCGAGCGCCCCGACCCACTCGAAGACACCGACCACCGTGGTGCCAGACCTGGCTCGCCCCGGGAACGAGCCGGCCGGCGGTGCGCGTACCAACGAGCCGGCCGGCGGTGCGCGTACCAACGAGCCGGCCGGCGGTGCGCGTACCGCCGCCGAGCCGGCCAACCCGACGCGGGGCCGAGAGCCCGCCACGCCACCCCAGTCCGGCCCGCCACCCCGGGGCAGAGCCGGTGGGGTCACGTCGGTGTCGCATGCCGAGAACAACACCGGAGTCCGCCCGACCGGTGAGCCCGCCGCCAGGAGTGCCCCGGCCAACGGCCCCACACCGCCAGCCAGGAGTCACGAAACGGCTCCGCCGGAAGGTCGCGGCGGCGGCGAGAGGACCGGCCCGAGTCGCGAGCATCCGACCGAGACCGGCCCGAGTCGCGAGCATCCGACCGAGACCGGCCCGAGTCGCGAGCATCCGACCGAGACCGGCACCGACCGGGCGGAGGCGGTCAACGGCTCGGGGACCCGGAATGGCAGTCCGGACGGACGACACACCGGTACTCAGATCAACGCCACCGAGTGGGTGGGCATGTCGGCGCACGGCGGCACGCAGTCGCCGGCCGAGACCCAGGCGGCGATCGGCCGGGGGTTGGGCCGGGTCCGCGAGATCCTGGAGGAAAGTGTCGGCAAGGTTCGGAGCGTGACCGTCGACCAATCCGGCGGCACCTACCGGTTGGTTGTCGTGACCAGGCGGGGCGTCAGCCACACCTTCGAGATCGTCGTCGGCCCCACCGGTCCGGACCAGGCGGCCATGACCAACATCGGAGGCGGTTCGCGGCGCGCGAAGACCCACCGGGTGACGATCTCCGAGGACATCACCGGCACCAGCCTCGACGCTGCGGTTGGCCGCGCGATCAGTCACGAGGTACGGGAGACGCTGCATCAGGACTCCAGCGCGTTTGGCCGGGCGCTCCGGCGTACCGGGCCGCCGTCGGTCCTGTTCGCCGGCTCGACCGTCGGACCGGGTCCGGTGCGCCTGAGCGGCCACGACGCCGGCCGGGTACAGGAACTCCAGGTGATGATCCGGGAGTATGCCGGCGCACCGGTGCGGGATCGACCAACGCTGGAAAAGCAGCTTGGCCGCATGGTCGACGAGTTGGGCCTGACCAACTCCGCTCTGCGCGATGCGGTGAATCAACTGCTGAACCCACACGAGACTGGACTTGTCGAGCACCTGGCGGACCCTCGGGCGAGGTGGCGGGGCACCCAGCCCCCTCGCGACCCGGCGTGGCAACAGGCCGCCGACGCGATCCTGCCACTGCTGACCAGCCAGCGCGGGTCCGATTTCTGGCTGGTGACTCGGGAGGGCGGCTTGATCGTCGCCTATACCGCACAGGGCGGATCGGTGCGGGTAGCGATTCGGAACGCAACGTCCCACCTGGAGATGGTCGAGCAGTTGGGGCGGGATCTGTCCGCCGCGCTCGAAAGGCGACAGCAGCTCAGCAGCGGCATTCCCGACTCGCTGGCGCCTGACCTTCCAGGTGGGAAGTCGTTGAAGCTCGGCCCGGCCGACCGGAAGCACATCGGTGCCCTGACGGCGCTGGGGCGGCTGTATGAGCAACTGCGTCGAGAGGAGTTGGACCCCGCGCTTCGCCAAGCGAACGACAGCACCCTGGACGGACTCTCCGCCAAGGATCTGGCATCGCACCCGACGGCACCCGACGCGGTCAAGGCAGCGGCCGGCAAACTAGCTCCCGTCGAGAATCGCCTCCGTGAGCTCATCCACGGCCCGGAGGGACGCGACCACGGACTCGGGCTGGGCAAGGATATTCCGGGTGCCAGGCAGCGGCTGGAACTACTCAAGGACGCCATGCCGGACTCCCTCTTCGCCGTCGTCGATCGACTCGCCGCCCCCGAAATGTCCACCGACGGGGCGCTGGCGCTGGCCCGACACCTGGCCACGACGGACGCGGTGGAGGGGGTGGGGATCAAACCGACGAACGAACTCCCCCTGGACGCCGACAGCGCGCGGAGCACGCCGATGGAGCCGCAGGACATCCGGGCCGCCCAGGACGGCCTGAACAACCGCTTCAAGGACGTCTATGTGGCGTACTCCAACTCCGCCGGCAAGGCCAAGGGGTCGGTCACCTTCTATTTCGTCAGGGACCCGTCGGCCACGGATGCGATCACGATCGAGCGGGTGGCGAACAGTCAGTTCCGGATCACCATCTCCGACAAGCTCACCGAGCAGTCATGGGCCGCCGGGCGAGACGCGCTGGCCAAGGAGCTACGCAACCTGGTAAACGAAGAGGCCTATCCACTGCCGAGCCGAAGATGGCTGTGGGCCAAGTCAGGCATTCCATCAGGTGCTCAGGCGATCACCATGACGGCCGTGATCCAGGCGGCATCGGTCGGTGGCCCGATCAGCGCGAAGCTGTTCTTGATCGCTGGGTTGACATCCGCAGCCGGGGAGATGGTCGGTGGCTGGCGCGGTGCCCGCCAATCCGCCACGGCGGGTGACCAACGGGCCCGCTGGCAGCAGAGTCAGACTGGCCCGCCGGATCGGGCCACGCTGGCGCGGGATGTGAACGCGGACATCCAGGCGACCAAACCAATGCTGGAAAAGTACGGGCGACCGCCCACGAGCGAGCCGACAGAGAACGCGATCGTCTCGACGAATTCAGCTGATAGTGCCGCTCTGCTGGCCCGGGTCAAGCAGATATTGCAGACAGGGGTCAGCTCGTCCGAGGTGCCCGGCGCGGCAAGGATAAAGATTGCGCGCCTGGACCCGAACGACCCCAACGCGCCGATCAGGATAACCATCCGACTGGCCAGCCCGCACGGTGCCGCAAGCCTCACGATCACGATCAAGGGAGTGGCCGCCCGCGGTGAGCTGGTGCTACAGGGGACGAAGTTCAACAAGCTGACCGGTCGGGTCAGCTACGACGCCTACCTCGGTGCCGATGTGGTCGCGAAGTTTCGGGAGCACCAACAGTCACCAACAAGCTCGGGTGCCGACCCGGTGCGCAAGGAGATGCTCTCGGTCCTGGCGGAGGCGGTCCAGGACCGTGCCAACCTCTTCAGCAAGGAACAGAGTCTGCGCTGGCAGTTGGCCCGGAGCGGTCCGACGGCCGCGGCTGGGGTCGGGAGTTGGGCGGTGCTCGCCGGTACCGGCGTTCCGGGACTGGGATTGGCTGTGGGGGCGGGATTCCTCGCCAGGGCCGTGACGCGGGCTCCCGTCGACTTCGCCTATGACCACACCGCCGCTGCGGAGAGTTCCTTCTCCGGTGCCGCGCGGAGCTCCGACATGGGGCATTCCGGCAAGGCCAACCGGATGGGACTCGGTGCGAAGGTACTGCACGGGATATCCCACGTAGCCGACATCGTGGAGGGGATGCGTTACAACGCGCATCTGTTGGACAGTGGCACACCACCGTCTGCCAGCCTCCTGGGCGTTCTGGCGGCGGAGAGTGCCCTCGTCAATCCGTCCCGCACCAGTCCAGATCCGGGGTTCACCGCGGAGCGTTTGGCAAACGGCCGGATCGTGCTCAAGCCCACAACCGGACGCTCGATCGAAATCGAGATCCACGAAGGCCCGCACAACTGGGTACGCCTCGTGCACGCCGGCAAGGGATTCATCGTGGAGGTGCCACGCGACGGCAGGGGCGAGATCTTCATCAAGGAGGTCCAGGAGGCCGCCGCGAACGCTGTAAAAGTTGCCCAGGCAATCAGTCCTCGCGGCCTGTTCCAGTTCCTCAAGCCCTCGGGTCCGAATGTCGCGGTGATCGGCGGAACGACGGCCATCAACTCCGCGGTGCTGGGCGGTTCCGGGCTCAGCGCCTTCGGCAACCGCAGTGCCGGTGCCGCCGGCACCGGCCCAGCCGGCAGGATGAACGAGCAGGGATGGTTGCACGGCCAGCTTGAGGCGGCTGGGCTCGGATACGACAAGTCCAAGCACAGTAGTCCGGCAGATCTCCGGGCGGGCCTCACCCATGCCGAGCAGCAGCAGTCGGCAACCATCAACGACTTGGTCAAGCTCCTCGGGAGCGCCAGACCCGCAGAGGTCCAGGCCCTGAAGGACGCCCTACGGGACTACTTCCTCGATGCCCAGAAGCAAGAGGCGGTCGCGGACGAGATCATCGCGAGACTGACGAAACCGAAGGAGCACGGCGAGCTTCCCCACGTCACGGAGGCCGTTGATCTGGGTGGCGGGCGCTACCTCCTCAAGGTCGTACCCGAAGGCAGCACAGCCGGGCGGGTGTTGCGTAACGAAAGCTCCTTCGGCCTGGTCATCGAGGTCGCGTTCAAACCTCTTGAGGGCGATCGGGCCGTCGCGGTCTACCCGGTGAACGACTCGGCCGAACTCCTGATCGTGGTAGATCCGAACAAGGCACCGGCCCCGGGTGGTGCGCAGCCGGGTGCGGGGGCCCGACCGACTCCACGTGAGGCGTTCGTCGAGGTGCTCAACGCCTACATTCAACTCAAGCTCACCTCGCCGAACGGCGAGGTGCCCTGGACCAAGATCTTGGGCAACACCACGGTGGTAGCGGGTGCCGGCGTAGCGGGGGTGCTCGCCTCGGCGGTGCTGGGGGTCAACGGAGTGCCCAGATCCGCCTTCACCCGGGCCCTCTACGGGTCCGGACAGGTGGTGACCGACGCGTACACGGGACAGTGGTTCGGCCGAGGATTGGCGGTCGACCGCGCCCGAGCGGAGAACGTGCTCGCCGACATGACCGGCGGGCCGTCGGCGGTACGGCTGAACTACGTCCTCGCACAGAACGCACGGCTTCGGCAGGTGGCGGATGTGATCGACGCAGCCTACGACGCCCTCTACCAGGCCAGGGGTTGGGACACGGCGAAGGTGGCGAGTGCGATCGACGGCCTCATGCAGAGCGGCCTGCGCGATCGAGACCTGGTCAACGCGGTTCACGAGGCGTTCGCCGCGCTGCCGCGCGACACCGCCCGAGAGGTGGCGGAGAACTATGCGGCGACGGTCGCCGGGTATCGCGGGGTGCCGGCTGACGTGCTCTATCAGGCTCACAAGAGCCTGCTCGAGGAACGACTGGCCGACCTCCGCCGGAATTCCTCACGTACGCCGGAGGAGGACGCCCAGCTCGCCGCGCTCACCCAGCTGAAGCAGGGGTGGCCCGACCCGGCGGACCCCACTGCCCCGCATACTTCCCGGCAGATCCTGTGGCATTCACCCGACCTCTCCTACGCCGCAGAGGTCTTCGGTGATCTGGCAAATGCCCAACACGTAGCGGTGGTGATCGCCAACCACCCGAATGGCTTCGCCGACACCCTGCCGCCCGCCGCCGGGCTCAGTGATTCGAGCGGGGTGGCTACCGTGGTGCTCAACGGCCCGCTCATGTCCGGCCCGGCCGGGAGGGATGCGTTGCACTCGGTACTGCAAAGCATCGACACGGTACGACACAGCGGCGCGGATGTCACCGTCATCGCCCATTCGCGCCACGCGCCGATAGTGCTGGGCATCGCGCCACCGCCCACCAACCGGCCCGTCCTGCCGAACCCCCAGCCGATGTCCACCGTGTCGATACGTCGGCTGTTACTGCTCGACGCCGACCTGAGAGATCCGGCGCTCCGCCAACGGCTGGACCAGCTGGCCAGTGCGGGGGTGCTGATCACCGTCGGCTACCCGGACGGCAGCCAACCAAACGCTCCACGTCAGGCGACACAGGTGCCGATCGGTCCGGTCAACTCCGGACTGAACGGATACTTCGATGCGGACAGCGTTGCCCGGCGCACACTCGACGATGTCATCTCCGGCACCTTCGACCCACCGTTCCGAGCCTTTGGCGGCCTGCTGGAACTCCGGCCCGAGGAGGGCTGGGAGTTGGACGCGCGGCTGGAGCAGTGGGCCACCGACGCGTACGCCGAGATCCGGGCGGTCGACGACGTGGCGGAGATCGCGGTGGCGCTCGCCGACGCAGCCCGGCAGGACGGCTCCCGAGGTTTCCGCCCCGAGGAGATCGAGCTGGTACGCCAGCACCTGTTCCTCGACGAGCACCCGATCGACTCGGACGACGGTCGGAGGGTGGTGCCGCGGCGCTACGATCCGCACCCGGACATCGCCGAGGCGTGGCTCCGGCTCCGGACCGGCGAATACCTGCCCGCCGACCTCGTGCTGCTGGAGCACGAACTCGCCGAGGCGCGATACTTCGCCGCCCATCCCACGGCGTCGTACGCCGAAGCACACGCGGCAGCGAACCACACCGCCAACTGGCAGGACCGGATTCCGCGACGGCTCAGCGAGGTGCTGGAGGGTTTCGAAGGTGCCCTGCCCCCGGATCGGTTCACCGCCCTGCGGCAGTTGGTGGACGACGGTGGACGGGAACAGGTGGTCACGAGGCTCTGCGCGACGCTGGACGAGCTGGGCATTCCCGTCACCCGGGCCGAGCACGCGGAACTCGCGGCGATGACCAGCCGTCCGGCACCCGCCGCCGGCCCGTCCGGTCCGGTGCCCGGTGCCCTCGACAGGCTGACGGTCCGTGGCTGA
- a CDS encoding YbaB/EbfC family nucleoid-associated protein: MDHDAMRAYTDQLTVRFEKLRVEAAQVQGRVTAIRATATSPDGYVTVVVDHQGQVQRLDIDPRVYRRPDSKQLAETILETIRRAVADAGRQVTEAAGDDRLTALPANPFDLDLDAVFDEFDRRVETLPTEGSR; this comes from the coding sequence ATGGATCACGATGCGATGCGCGCCTACACGGACCAGTTGACCGTCCGGTTCGAGAAACTCCGGGTCGAGGCCGCCCAGGTCCAAGGCCGGGTCACCGCCATCCGGGCCACCGCCACCTCCCCGGACGGATACGTCACGGTCGTCGTGGACCACCAGGGTCAGGTGCAACGGCTCGACATCGACCCCCGCGTCTACCGTCGTCCGGACTCGAAGCAGCTGGCCGAGACGATCCTCGAGACGATCCGCCGCGCGGTCGCCGACGCCGGTCGACAGGTGACCGAGGCAGCTGGCGACGACCGTCTGACCGCCCTGCCCGCGAATCCGTTCGACCTCGACCTGGACGCCGTCTTCGACGAGTTCGACCGACGGGTCGAAACCCTGCCCACGGAGGGGTCACGATGA